One Anomalospiza imberbis isolate Cuckoo-Finch-1a 21T00152 chromosome 37, ASM3175350v1, whole genome shotgun sequence DNA window includes the following coding sequences:
- the LOC137464151 gene encoding LOW QUALITY PROTEIN: class II histocompatibility antigen, B-L beta chain-like (The sequence of the model RefSeq protein was modified relative to this genomic sequence to represent the inferred CDS: inserted 2 bases in 2 codons): MGRVAAAGAVLVALVVLGAPPAAGAELSGVFQYVGKSECHFMNGTEKMRYLSRFIYNREQYAMFDCDVGHFLGFTPYGETAARYWNSDPDVMEQKRAAADWLCRYNHEYLSPFLTERRVPPSVSISLVPLSSQPGXCSVMDFYPAHTQLRWFQGQQELSVVATDMVPNKDWTYQLLVLLEHPPGXGLTCSCQADRFSLEHPLSRHWEMSPDAARSKMPTGIGDSELDFIFLALGLGFYLGKKLLSRQWP, translated from the exons atggggcgagtggcggcagctggggccgtactggtggcactggtggtgctgggagcccccccggctgcgggcgcggagctct caggggtgtTCCAGTACGTGGGAAAGTCCGAGTGTCACTTCATGAACGGCACGGAGAAGATGAGGTACCTGAGCAGGTTCATCTACAATCGGGAGCAGTACGCGATGTTCGACTGCGACGTGGGGCACTTTTTGGGGTTCACCCCCTATggggagacagcagccaggtatTGGAACAGCGACCCAGACGTTATGGAACAAAAAAGGGCTGCGGCGGACTGGCTGTGCCGGTACAACCACGAGTATCTCAGCCCGTTCCTCACGGAGCGCCGAG tgccccccagcgTATCCATCTCGCTGGTGCCCTTGAgctcccagcccg gctgctccgtgatggatttctaccctgcccacacccagctgaggtggttccagggccagcaggagctctctgtggtGGCCACCGACATGGTCCCCAACAAGGACTGGACctaccagctcctggtgctgctggaacaCCCCCCTG GCgggctcacctgcagctgccaggcgGATCGTttcagcctggagcacccccTGAGCCGGCACTGGG AGATGTCGCCGGACGCCGCCCGCAGCAAGATGCCAACGGGGATCGGGGACTCAGAGTTGGACTTCATCTTCCTGGCACTGGGGCTCGGCTTCTACCTGGGCAAGAAG ctcctgagccgCCAGTGGCCGTAG
- the LOC137464154 gene encoding LOW QUALITY PROTEIN: class II histocompatibility antigen, B-L beta chain-like (The sequence of the model RefSeq protein was modified relative to this genomic sequence to represent the inferred CDS: inserted 1 base in 1 codon), protein MGRVAAAGAVLVALVVLGAPPAAGAELSGVFQYVGKSECHFMNGTEKVRYLSRFIYNREQYAMFDCDVGHFLGFTPYGETAARYWNSDPDVMEQKRAAADWLCRYNHEYLSPFLTERRVPPSASISLVPSSSQPGXCSVMDFYPAHTQLRWFQGQQELSVEATDMVPNKDWTYQLLVLLETPPWRGLTCSCQVEHISLEHSLSRQWEMPLDAARSKMLSGIGGSKLGFVFLALGLSF, encoded by the exons atggggcgagtggcggcagctggggccgtactggtggcactggtggtgctgggagcccccccggctgcgggcgcggagctct caggggtgtTCCAGTACGTGGGAAAGTCCGAGTGTCACTTCATGAACGGCACGGAGAAGGTGAGGTACCTGAGCAGGTTCATCTACAATCGGGAGCAGTACGCGATGTTCGACTGCGACGTGGGGCACTTTTTGGGGTTCACCCCCTATggggagacagcagccaggtatTGGAACAGCGACCCAGACGTTATGGAGCAAAAAAGGGCTGCGGCGGACTGGCTGTGCCGGTACAACCACGAGTATCTCAGCCCGTTCCTCACGGAGCGCCGAG tgcctcccagcgCATCCATCTCGCTGGTGCCCTCGAGCTCtcagcccg gctgctccgtgatggatttctaccctgcccacacccagctgaggtggttccagggccagcaggagctctctgtggaGGCCACCGACATGGTCCCCAACAAGGACTGGACctaccagctcctggtgctgctggaaacaCCCCCCTGGCGCgggctcacctgcagctgccaggtggAGCACATCAGCCTGGAGCACTCCCTGAGCCGGCAGTGGG AGATGCCACTGGATGCCGCCCGCAGCAAGATGCTGTCAGGGATCGGGGGCTCCAAGTTGGGCTTCGTCTTCCTGGCGCTGGGGCTCAGCTTCTAG